Proteins from a single region of Pseudomonas fulva:
- the metF gene encoding methylenetetrahydrofolate reductase [NAD(P)H], translated as MSQKRPNVSFEFFPTKTDAGHEKLLNTARELAGYSPDFFSCTYGAGGSTRDRTLNTVLQLDSEVKVPTAPHLSCVGDSKAELVELLNLYKSKGINRIVALRGDLPSGMGMSSGELRHANDLVELIRSETGDHFHIEVAAYPEMHPQARNFEDDIANFVRKAKAGADSAITQYFFNADCYFYFVERVRKLGVDIPVIPGIMPITNYSKLARFSDACGAELPRWVRKQLEAYGDDTPSIQRFGEEMITGLCERLIAGGAPGLHFYTLNQAAPSLAVWKNLQG; from the coding sequence ATGTCTCAGAAACGCCCCAACGTCAGCTTCGAGTTCTTCCCGACGAAGACCGATGCCGGACACGAGAAACTGCTGAACACCGCGCGAGAGCTGGCCGGCTACAGCCCGGACTTCTTCTCCTGCACCTACGGCGCCGGTGGTTCCACCCGCGACCGCACCCTCAATACCGTGCTGCAGCTCGACAGTGAAGTGAAGGTGCCGACCGCGCCGCACCTGTCCTGCGTTGGCGACAGCAAGGCCGAGTTGGTCGAGCTGCTCAACCTGTACAAGAGCAAGGGCATCAACCGTATCGTCGCCCTGCGCGGCGACCTGCCGTCAGGCATGGGCATGTCCAGCGGCGAGCTGCGCCACGCCAACGACCTGGTCGAGCTGATTCGCAGCGAAACCGGCGATCACTTCCATATCGAAGTGGCGGCCTACCCGGAGATGCACCCCCAGGCTCGCAATTTCGAGGACGATATCGCCAACTTCGTGCGCAAGGCCAAGGCCGGCGCAGACAGCGCGATCACCCAGTACTTCTTCAACGCCGACTGCTACTTCTACTTCGTCGAGCGCGTGCGCAAGCTGGGCGTGGATATCCCGGTAATCCCGGGCATCATGCCGATCACCAACTACAGCAAGCTGGCGCGCTTCTCCGATGCCTGCGGCGCCGAGCTGCCACGCTGGGTGCGCAAGCAGCTGGAAGCCTATGGCGACGACACCCCGAGCATCCAGCGCTTCGGCGAAGAGATGATCACCGGCCTGTGCGAACGCCTGATCGCTGGTGGCGCACCCGGCCTGCACTTCTATACCCTCAACCAGGCCGCCCCCAGCCTGGCGGTGTGGAAGAACCTGCAGGGCTGA
- the ppnN gene encoding nucleotide 5'-monophosphate nucleosidase PpnN, with amino-acid sequence MLTRQKINASVSPKGSLETLSQREVQQLRETGSGSVYALFRQCALAILNTGSHSDNAKTILEAYPDFEVKIHQQDRGIRLELINAPADAFVDGEMIASTREMLFSALRDIVYTQSELENKRVDVDSSSGLTDYVFHLLRNARTLRAGAEPKMVVCWGGHSISTEEYKYTKRVGHELGLRALDVCTGCGPGVMKGPMKGATISHAKQRILGARYLGLTEPGIIAAEAPNPIVNELVILPDIEKRLEAFVRLGHGIIIFPGGAGTAEEFLYLLGILMHPDNAELPFPLVLTGPKSAEPYLQQLHDFIGATLGREAQNRYVLIPNDPAAVARHMAAGIKAVKQFRRERNDAFHFNWLLKIDESFQHPFEPTHDAMAGLNLTREQPTHELAANLRRAFSGIVAGNVKAHGIQLIEEHGPYELRGDKSIMQPLDRLLQAFVEQHRMKLPGGSAYVPCYRVVS; translated from the coding sequence ATGCTCACTCGCCAGAAAATCAACGCCTCGGTGTCGCCGAAAGGCAGCCTGGAAACCCTCTCCCAGCGTGAAGTCCAGCAGCTGCGCGAAACCGGTTCGGGCAGCGTCTACGCGCTGTTTCGCCAGTGCGCCCTGGCGATCCTCAACACCGGCTCGCACAGCGACAACGCCAAGACCATCCTCGAGGCCTACCCGGACTTCGAAGTGAAGATCCACCAGCAGGACCGCGGTATCCGCCTGGAGCTGATCAACGCGCCGGCCGATGCCTTCGTCGATGGCGAGATGATCGCCAGCACCCGCGAGATGCTGTTCAGCGCCCTGCGCGACATCGTCTACACCCAGAGCGAGCTGGAGAACAAGCGGGTCGATGTGGACAGCTCCAGCGGCCTCACCGATTACGTGTTCCACCTGCTGCGCAACGCCCGCACCCTGCGCGCCGGCGCCGAGCCGAAGATGGTGGTGTGCTGGGGCGGCCACTCGATCAGCACCGAGGAATACAAGTACACCAAGAGGGTCGGCCACGAACTGGGCCTGCGAGCCCTGGACGTGTGCACCGGCTGCGGCCCGGGCGTGATGAAGGGGCCGATGAAGGGCGCCACCATTTCCCACGCCAAGCAGCGCATCCTCGGCGCCCGCTACCTGGGCCTGACCGAGCCGGGCATCATCGCCGCCGAAGCGCCGAACCCCATCGTCAACGAACTGGTGATCCTGCCGGACATCGAAAAGCGCCTGGAAGCCTTCGTGCGCCTCGGCCACGGCATCATCATCTTCCCCGGTGGCGCCGGCACGGCGGAGGAATTCCTGTATCTGCTGGGCATCCTCATGCACCCGGACAACGCCGAGCTGCCCTTCCCGCTGGTGCTCACCGGCCCGAAGAGCGCCGAGCCCTATCTGCAGCAGCTGCACGACTTCATCGGCGCCACCCTGGGCCGCGAAGCGCAGAACCGCTACGTGCTGATCCCCAACGACCCGGCTGCCGTGGCCCGCCATATGGCGGCCGGCATCAAGGCGGTCAAGCAGTTCCGCCGCGAGCGCAACGACGCCTTCCACTTCAACTGGCTGCTGAAGATCGACGAGAGCTTCCAGCACCCGTTCGAGCCGACCCACGACGCCATGGCGGGCCTCAACCTGACCCGCGAGCAGCCGACCCACGAACTGGCTGCCAACCTGCGCCGCGCCTTCTCCGGCATCGTCGCCGGCAACGTCAAGGCCCACGGTATCCAGCTGATCGAAGAGCACGGCCCTTACGAGCTGCGCGGTGACAAGAGCATCATGCAGCCCCTGGATCGCCTGCTGCAGGCCTTCGTCGAGCAGCACCGCATGAAGCTGCCGGGCGGCTCGGCCTACGTGCCGTGCTACCGGGTAGTCAGCTAG